In Brevibacillus marinus, the genomic window ACGGCATCGGCATCGGCAAGATCAAATATTTGCAGCAGGAACATCCTGACACCCTGCCTTTGATGAAGATGATCAAGCGGCAGCTGGACCCGCACAACATTTTAAATCCGGGCAAAATCCTGGAACTTGGCTAATCGAGTAGGAGGGGGCGGCTAACCCCCGTCCTCTCCCACCACCGTACGTACCGTCCGGTATACGGCGGTTCACCAAGCTTGACGGAGTGCAAAATATCGCTGTACCAAACTCATCAGCCCTTGTTGTTGCCAGTAGGCAATGCCAAGGGCTTTGTGCATGTGCGGCGTTTTCGTTGTCCGCCATGCCCCCTTGCGGGTGTTTGCAATTTCCAGCGCTCTGCTGTGGGAAAGGCCCAGCGAACGAAGTTCGCGATAACGCGTACGGACTCGTTTCCACTGCGTCCACAGACAGAGCCGGAGCCTTCGGCGAATCCATTCCTCTATTCGCAGAAGATGGGTTTTCGCCTCGGCCAATGCAAAATACCCGATCCACCCCATGAGGTATTGGTTGAGTTTTTGAATTCGCTCCTGCATGGAAATGCTCCAATGCGGGTTGGTCCATTGGCGAATCCGTTCTTTCAACCGGATGACCGATTTGGGGTGCAGGCGTATCCGCGCTTCTTTTCCCGGAGCGAAGCTGAATCCGAGAAACTTTCGCTTGCACGGTTTATCCACTGCACTTTTCTGTTGGTTTACTTTGAGTTTGAGTTCCCTGGTCAAGTATCGCTCCACGCTCGCCTTTACCCGTTCCCCCGCGCGTTGTGTACGGACATAGATATTGCAGTCGTCCGCGTAGCGGCAGAAACGGTGTCCTCTCCTTTCCAGCTCCTTGTCCAAGTCGTCCAGCAGAATGTTGGCCAACAACGGACTTAAAGGACCACCTTGCGGTGTTCCCTCTTCCGTCGTGACGCACACCCCGTTGACCATCACCCCGGATTGCAGGTAAGCGCGGATAAGTTTCAGGAGACGCTTGTCCTTCACCTTCCGTGCTACCCGGCTCATCAGGATGTCATGGTTGACCCGGTCGAAGAACTTCTCCAGGTCGATGTCGACCACGTACCGGTATCCTTCCTGAATGAACTGCTGTGCCTTCCGCACCGCGTCGTGGGCACGACGTCTTGGGCGGAATCCGAAGCTGGAGTCGGAGAAATCTGGGTCAAAGATGGGAGTCAACACTTGCAGGATGGCCTGCTGGATCAGGCGGTCCACCACGGTGGGGATGCCTAGCAGCCGCACTCCCCCGTCAGGTTTCGGGATTTCGACCCTGCGGACAGGAGATGGCTTGTAGGTTCCCGCCTCGATTTGCGACCGGATGATCGTCCAGTGCTGGCGAAGGTAGTCGCGCAGTTGTTCGGTTGAAACACCGTCGACTCCTGGAGCACCTTTGTTGGCTTCCACCCGTTTGAGGACGGCTTTGAGGTTGTCCCTTGACAGAACCTTCTCCAGCAGGTCCATAACGATACTCCTTCCTCCGCGCACATGTCGCCAGTCTTGCCGTACGGTGCTCAGCCCTTCTCTGTACCCTCGGGGCTTCACCCCTGCTCTCCAGAGGAAGTTCCAGACTGGAATTCTGCTTCTCCGCACCGTATCGAAAGGGGTTGGAACATGTGCTGACTTGATGTTCGGCCCTTCCCCCTCGGGCGTCCCCGACAGGGTACTATGGCCTCTGCTGACTTCTGCATGTTCAGCGCCTCCTCACGGAGGCGGTTGCCAACCTCAGTAGGCGTATCATGCAGACCTCCCCGGGTAAGAGCGGTAACTTTCATCCCATGCACCTGCCCGATTTACTGCTGTACCCCTTGGCTGTATGGGGCTTCGCCTTGTGTTGCAGGCTCGCCCGAGTACAACAGCCTCCAATCGGGTTCGTGTACCTCAGGTCGGGACTTTGCCGCCGGCTTCCTTCAGATTCCGCCTCACGGCGGACACCCTTGCCTTAGGCTAACGGTTGGTACAGCCAACCCCCGTTCGGGACTTTCACCCTATAGCTACCGCCCATGCCGGGCGCACAACGACAAAGAGGCCGGGGATCTTCCCCGGCCTCTTTCTGTTTAGTGGTTGCTAATCCCGACCGGCCGTTCTTTCTCCGCGGCCGGAGTCTGCAGCGTACAGCCTTCTTTCCAGAGCAGGTAACGCACACTGTCGACCAGCGCCTCCCAGCTTGCTTCGATCACATTGGTGGAGACGCCGACTGTGCTCCAGCGTTCCCCCTTGTACTGCGATTCGATCAACACGCGAACCTTGGCCGCCGTCGCCCCGCTTTCATCCAGGACGCGCACCTTGTAGTCGGTCAGGTGCATCTCCGAAAGACAGGGGAAGTGTTCCTCCAGCGCTTTCCGCAAGGCGTTGTCGAGCGCGTTGACCGGACCGTTGCCTTCCGCGATCGTGTGCACGATCTGCCCGTTCACATTCATTTTCACCATCGCTTCGGAGAGGATCGACTTATCCGCCGCTTTCTCCATCCAGATCTTGAACGACTCCCGTTCGAACAGCTTGTTCTCTTCGCCGGACGCCTCCAGCAAAAGCAAGGTGAGCGAAGCTTCCGCCCCTTCGTACTGGTACCCCTGATACTCCCGTTCCTTGATCAGCTTGATGATTTCGCGCGCTTTCGGGCGATCGAGATCAAAGCTGATGTTCAGCTCTTCCGCTTTGGCCAGCAGATTGCTCTGTCCGGCCAGTTCGGAGACGAGCACGCGGCGGCGGTTGCCGATTTGTTCCGGATCGAGATGCTCATACGTCTGCGGATTCTTCAGCACGGCACTGACGTGAATGCCGCCCTTGTGGGCAAACGCGCTGTTGCCGACAAACGGTTGGTTGGTCGGCATCACCATGTTGGCGATCTCCGCCACGTAGCGCGACAGCGAGGTGAGCTGGCTGAGCTGTTCCGGCTGCACGCAGGTGTAGCCCATCTTCAACTGCAGGTTGGGAATGACGGAAATCAGGTTGACGTTGCCGCAGCGCTCGCCGATCCCGTTGATCGTCCCCTGTACCTGCGACGCCCCCGCCTGGACAGCGGCCAGCGAATTGGCCACCGCAAGTTCGCCGTCGTTGTGGACATGGATGCCCACCGGCGCCCGCCGGCTGCGGCAAACGCTGCCGACGATCTCGCTGATTTCGTGCGGCAGGCTGCCGCCGTTGGTGTCGCACAGCACGAGCCAATCGGCGCCCGCCGCTTCGGCCGCCTCCAGCACCTGCATCGCGTACTGCGGATTTCGTTTGTACCCGTCAAAAAAGTGCTCCGCATCAAAAATAACGGTCAACCCGTGCTGCTTCAGGAAACATACGGAATCGCCCACCATCCGCAGGTTCTCCTCCAGCGTCGCCTGCAGGGCCTGCGTGACGTGCAGATCCCACGCCTTGCCGAAGATCGCGGCCGCTTTCACGCCGCTTTCGAGGATCGCGCGCAGGTTCTGATCATCCTCAGCCCTAACCCCCGGACGGCAGGTGCTGCCAAACGCCGTTACGGTGGAATGGCGCAAGGGGATCTCCTTGATCCGCTCAAAAAAGGCCATATCTTTGGGATTGCTGCCCGGCCAGCCGCCTTCGATAAAGTCGATGCCGAACTGATCAAGGCGAACCGCGATCTTTACCTTGTCTTCCACTGACAAGCTGATGCCTTCGCCCTGCGTCCCATCACGCAACGTGGTATCGTACAAGCAAATCCGTTTCTCTCCCAGATTATCCAATGTAAACACTCCACTTTTCCCATTGTTTGGATTCTTTTTTTAATTGTTATGTTTTGGGTTTTCCTTTCAGTATACC contains:
- the ltrA gene encoding group II intron reverse transcriptase/maturase, with product MDLLEKVLSRDNLKAVLKRVEANKGAPGVDGVSTEQLRDYLRQHWTIIRSQIEAGTYKPSPVRRVEIPKPDGGVRLLGIPTVVDRLIQQAILQVLTPIFDPDFSDSSFGFRPRRRAHDAVRKAQQFIQEGYRYVVDIDLEKFFDRVNHDILMSRVARKVKDKRLLKLIRAYLQSGVMVNGVCVTTEEGTPQGGPLSPLLANILLDDLDKELERRGHRFCRYADDCNIYVRTQRAGERVKASVERYLTRELKLKVNQQKSAVDKPCKRKFLGFSFAPGKEARIRLHPKSVIRLKERIRQWTNPHWSISMQERIQKLNQYLMGWIGYFALAEAKTHLLRIEEWIRRRLRLCLWTQWKRVRTRYRELRSLGLSHSRALEIANTRKGAWRTTKTPHMHKALGIAYWQQQGLMSLVQRYFALRQAW
- the cimA gene encoding citramalate synthase, translating into MFTLDNLGEKRICLYDTTLRDGTQGEGISLSVEDKVKIAVRLDQFGIDFIEGGWPGSNPKDMAFFERIKEIPLRHSTVTAFGSTCRPGVRAEDDQNLRAILESGVKAAAIFGKAWDLHVTQALQATLEENLRMVGDSVCFLKQHGLTVIFDAEHFFDGYKRNPQYAMQVLEAAEAAGADWLVLCDTNGGSLPHEISEIVGSVCRSRRAPVGIHVHNDGELAVANSLAAVQAGASQVQGTINGIGERCGNVNLISVIPNLQLKMGYTCVQPEQLSQLTSLSRYVAEIANMVMPTNQPFVGNSAFAHKGGIHVSAVLKNPQTYEHLDPEQIGNRRRVLVSELAGQSNLLAKAEELNISFDLDRPKAREIIKLIKEREYQGYQYEGAEASLTLLLLEASGEENKLFERESFKIWMEKAADKSILSEAMVKMNVNGQIVHTIAEGNGPVNALDNALRKALEEHFPCLSEMHLTDYKVRVLDESGATAAKVRVLIESQYKGERWSTVGVSTNVIEASWEALVDSVRYLLWKEGCTLQTPAAEKERPVGISNH